A single region of the Undibacterium piscinae genome encodes:
- a CDS encoding BON domain-containing protein — protein sequence MIEVMFKKAARPLATISLCCAAAMSLQGCVEMMVGSAVVGTFAATDRRTFGAQAEDKSIVLKGESRVARAAGIGSHINVSSFNRRALLTGEVADEASRVNAEREMRAVEGVLDVANELQVAPVTSYTARSNDALLTTKVKASFVDTKDLYGSAFKVVTEDSVVYLMGRVTQREGNLAGEVARGVSGVRKVVKVFDYISETELTEMTAAANK from the coding sequence ATGATTGAGGTAATGTTTAAAAAAGCGGCGCGCCCTTTGGCGACGATCAGCCTGTGCTGTGCCGCTGCGATGAGTTTGCAAGGCTGCGTGGAAATGATGGTAGGCAGCGCGGTAGTCGGGACGTTTGCCGCCACTGACAGACGTACCTTTGGTGCACAGGCCGAAGACAAGTCTATCGTGCTCAAAGGCGAGAGCCGGGTGGCGCGTGCTGCCGGTATTGGCTCGCACATCAATGTCAGCAGTTTTAACCGGCGTGCCCTGCTGACCGGTGAAGTTGCCGATGAGGCTTCCAGGGTCAATGCCGAGCGTGAAATGCGTGCGGTGGAAGGCGTGCTCGACGTTGCAAATGAGTTACAGGTCGCACCGGTAACGAGTTACACGGCGCGTTCCAATGATGCCTTGCTCACTACCAAGGTGAAGGCTTCGTTTGTCGATACCAAAGATTTATACGGTAGCGCCTTCAAAGTGGTGACCGAAGACAGCGTGGTGTATCTGATGGGTCGCGTGACCCAGCGCGAAGGTAACCTGGCCGGTGAAGTGGCGCGTGGCGTCAGCGGTGTGCGCAAGGTCGTCAAGGTATTTGACTATATCAGCGAGACCGAACTGACTGAAATGACGGCGGCGGCAAATAAGTAG
- a CDS encoding phosphoheptose isomerase — translation MKNQRILSHFHESAELKIQCASVLARPIEQAIELMFMALSNGNKILACGNGGSAADCQHFAAELVGRFERERLPLPALALTTDTSILTAISNDYSFQEVYAKQVQAFGQSGDILLALSTSGNSASVVNAVNMALERDMRVIALTGKGGGEIKKVLTDADVHICVPHDRTARIQEVHLLTIHCLCDGIDAALFGGDADD, via the coding sequence ATGAAAAATCAACGCATCCTTTCGCACTTCCATGAAAGTGCCGAACTAAAAATTCAGTGCGCCTCTGTCCTGGCGCGTCCGATTGAACAGGCGATTGAACTTATGTTCATGGCGCTGTCCAATGGTAACAAGATTCTCGCCTGTGGCAATGGCGGTTCGGCGGCGGATTGCCAGCATTTTGCGGCAGAACTGGTGGGACGTTTCGAGCGTGAGCGCTTGCCTTTGCCGGCGCTGGCCTTGACCACTGATACCTCGATCCTGACGGCGATCTCCAATGACTATAGCTTTCAGGAGGTATATGCCAAGCAGGTGCAGGCGTTTGGCCAGTCCGGTGATATTTTGCTGGCCTTGTCTACTTCCGGCAATTCTGCCAGCGTGGTCAATGCCGTCAATATGGCACTGGAGCGCGATATGCGGGTGATCGCCTTAACCGGTAAAGGCGGCGGCGAAATCAAGAAAGTGTTGACTGATGCCGATGTGCATATTTGTGTGCCACATGACAGGACGGCCAGAATACAGGAAGTACATTTATTAACCATACACTGTTTATGTGACGGCATTGATGCCGCCCTATTCGGAGGAGATGCAGATGATTGA
- a CDS encoding YraN family protein, whose product MAEQSWLGKRLARIRTPRQRTGDEGEEQALAFLRQAGLSLVQRSFLCKGSEIDLIMQDGAALVFVEVRKRASAQFGGALASVTPAKQRRMVHAALVYLQKIKPLPACRFDVVAIQDGRIEWLKNVITA is encoded by the coding sequence ATGGCAGAACAAAGTTGGTTAGGAAAACGTCTGGCGCGTATCCGTACCCCGCGTCAGCGCACTGGTGACGAGGGCGAAGAGCAGGCTTTGGCCTTTTTGCGGCAAGCCGGCCTGAGCCTGGTGCAGCGCAGTTTCTTGTGCAAGGGCAGCGAGATTGACCTGATTATGCAGGATGGCGCCGCTCTGGTGTTTGTCGAAGTCAGAAAACGCGCCAGCGCACAATTTGGCGGCGCGCTAGCCAGTGTTACCCCGGCCAAGCAAAGGCGCATGGTGCACGCAGCACTAGTGTATCTGCAAAAAATCAAGCCGCTTCCGGCCTGCCGTTTTGATGTGGTAGCGATACAGGATGGCAGGATCGAGTGGCTAAAGAACGTCATCACCGCTTGA
- the rsmI gene encoding 16S rRNA (cytidine(1402)-2'-O)-methyltransferase produces MSQPDTEFPPLSANAAIMEAVSKQSYPAATLYVVATPIGNVCDISLRALHLLSLADAVACEDTRNTAQLMTRYGLHKPLLAAHMHNEREVAEKIIARLQAGERIALVSDAGTPGVSDPGAKIVEAVRLAGLQVMPLPGASAAISALSASGLIHDRFYFVGFLPSKAGQRDTLLQSLAATAASLIFYEAPHRILDSTSAMLAAFGPTRQVVFARELTKLFEEIHRCSLAEAAAWLNADSHREKGEYVVLIEAAPETAADDHLEAKRILTILLKECSVKQAASLAAQLTGQKKNALYQLALELKDEDEPEGQQ; encoded by the coding sequence ATGAGCCAGCCAGATACCGAATTTCCCCCTTTGTCAGCCAACGCCGCCATCATGGAGGCGGTCAGCAAACAAAGCTATCCTGCTGCCACATTATATGTAGTTGCCACGCCGATTGGTAACGTTTGCGACATCAGCCTGCGTGCCCTGCACCTGCTTTCGCTGGCCGATGCGGTAGCGTGCGAAGACACCCGCAACACCGCGCAGTTGATGACACGCTATGGCCTGCACAAGCCGCTGTTGGCAGCGCACATGCACAATGAACGTGAAGTGGCCGAGAAAATCATTGCGCGTCTGCAAGCCGGCGAACGCATCGCGCTGGTGTCGGATGCCGGTACGCCGGGCGTTTCCGATCCGGGAGCCAAAATTGTCGAGGCGGTCAGGCTGGCCGGCCTGCAGGTGATGCCCTTGCCGGGCGCTTCCGCCGCCATCAGCGCGCTGTCTGCCAGCGGCCTGATTCACGACCGTTTTTACTTTGTCGGCTTCCTGCCATCCAAGGCCGGCCAGCGCGACACTTTGCTGCAAAGTCTGGCGGCGACCGCTGCCAGCCTGATTTTTTACGAAGCGCCGCATCGCATCCTTGATTCCACCAGCGCCATGCTGGCCGCGTTTGGGCCGACGCGTCAGGTAGTGTTTGCGCGTGAACTGACCAAGCTGTTTGAGGAAATTCACCGCTGCAGCTTAGCTGAAGCGGCAGCCTGGCTCAATGCCGATAGCCATAGGGAAAAAGGCGAGTACGTGGTGCTGATAGAAGCGGCACCGGAAACCGCAGCCGATGACCATCTGGAAGCCAAACGTATCCTGACAATTTTGCTCAAGGAGTGTTCGGTCAAGCAGGCCGCCTCGCTGGCAGCGCAACTCACCGGCCAGAAAAAAAATGCCTTGTATCAGTTGGCGCTGGAACTCAAAGATGAGGATGAGCCTGAGGGTCAGCAGTAG
- the rodA gene encoding rod shape-determining protein RodA, with amino-acid sequence MQNKGINWQRIRSHIMVFDGPLALIIFLIVSTGIVTLYSAGIDFPGRVEDQLRNILISFLVMWVLANVPPQTLMRFAIPIYTFGIALLIAVAMFGMVKKGARRWINVGVVIQPSEMMKIATPLMLAWYFQKRAAVLRWKDFLIASVILLIPVVLIAKQPDLGTALLVVAAGFAVIFLAGLSWRVVLGLVLAAAASIPIAWPMLHGYQRDRVMTMIDPTTDPLGKGFHIIQSQIAVGSGGFAGKGWLHGTQAHLEFIPERTTDFIFAVYSEEFGFIGNCILVVLYMLLVIRGLMIAANAPTLFARLMAGSVTMIFFTYAFVNMGMVSGILPVVGVPLPFMSYGGTAFVTLGMGAGILMSVQRNRKLVQT; translated from the coding sequence ATGCAAAATAAAGGCATTAACTGGCAGCGCATCCGTTCGCATATCATGGTGTTTGACGGACCTTTGGCGCTGATCATTTTCCTGATTGTTTCGACCGGCATCGTCACTTTGTATTCGGCAGGGATAGATTTTCCGGGTAGGGTAGAAGATCAGTTACGCAATATCCTCATTTCGTTTCTCGTGATGTGGGTGCTAGCGAATGTTCCGCCGCAAACACTGATGCGTTTCGCGATCCCGATTTACACTTTTGGTATCGCATTGCTAATTGCCGTCGCCATGTTTGGCATGGTAAAAAAAGGTGCGCGGCGCTGGATCAATGTGGGGGTGGTGATACAGCCGTCGGAAATGATGAAGATCGCCACGCCTTTGATGCTGGCCTGGTATTTCCAGAAACGGGCGGCCGTGCTGCGCTGGAAGGATTTTCTGATTGCCTCTGTCATCTTGCTGATTCCGGTGGTTTTGATCGCCAAGCAACCTGATCTTGGTACGGCTTTATTGGTGGTGGCGGCCGGTTTTGCAGTGATTTTTCTGGCTGGATTGTCCTGGCGCGTGGTGCTGGGATTAGTGTTGGCGGCTGCCGCCAGTATTCCGATTGCCTGGCCTATGCTGCATGGTTATCAGCGTGACCGTGTCATGACTATGATAGATCCGACTACCGATCCTTTGGGTAAGGGCTTTCACATCATACAGTCGCAAATCGCGGTCGGCTCAGGCGGGTTTGCCGGCAAAGGGTGGTTGCATGGCACTCAGGCGCATCTGGAATTTATTCCCGAGCGTACCACCGACTTTATCTTTGCCGTGTATTCGGAAGAGTTCGGTTTTATCGGTAATTGCATTTTGGTGGTTCTGTATATGCTGCTGGTGATACGCGGCCTGATGATCGCGGCGAATGCCCCGACTTTGTTTGCGCGTCTGATGGCCGGTTCTGTTACCATGATTTTTTTCACCTACGCGTTTGTGAATATGGGTATGGTCAGCGGTATTTTACCTGTGGTCGGGGTTCCTTTGCCATTCATGAGCTATGGCGGAACTGCTTTCGTGACATTAGGTATGGGCGCAGGGATTTTGATGAGCGTACAGCGCAATCGTAAGTTGGTACAGACATGA
- the mreD gene encoding rod shape-determining protein MreD — protein MNSPHYILLPVSSLFIAVSLACAFFLNFLPWGAWIGIPDFVALALVFWSIHQPRKVGIGVAFLMGLMMDVHSAVHLGENALAYTLLTYFSIAIHRRVLWFKPLAQCFYVLPLFLFVQTMQILVRLMVAPDAQFPGWLYFSSSVLTTLLWPVATWLLLAPQRRAVDKDNTRPI, from the coding sequence ATGAATAGCCCACATTACATCCTGCTGCCGGTCAGTTCGCTCTTTATTGCAGTGAGTCTGGCGTGTGCATTTTTTCTGAATTTCTTACCCTGGGGTGCCTGGATAGGGATTCCTGATTTTGTTGCGTTGGCGTTGGTGTTCTGGAGTATCCATCAACCGCGCAAGGTCGGTATCGGCGTGGCGTTTTTGATGGGCTTGATGATGGATGTGCATTCCGCCGTGCATCTGGGTGAAAATGCGTTAGCCTACACTTTGCTGACTTATTTCTCTATTGCCATACATAGGCGCGTACTCTGGTTTAAGCCTTTGGCGCAGTGTTTTTACGTGCTGCCCTTGTTCCTGTTTGTGCAGACTATGCAGATCCTGGTGCGTCTGATGGTCGCGCCTGACGCGCAGTTTCCCGGATGGTTGTATTTCTCTTCCAGCGTGCTGACCACCTTGTTGTGGCCGGTGGCGACCTGGTTATTGCTGGCACCGCAGCGTCGCGCTGTTGACAAAGACAATACCCGGCCTATCTGA
- the mreC gene encoding rod shape-determining protein MreC yields MQYSPPPLFKQGASARAKVVFFAILAIFLLVVDSRFKSLERIRFVVGTILYPVQMVAVVPRDAMLRFADYFVSTSTLEKENAKLKRQQISNADVLQQTGQLAAENAHLRKLLDARERLTVKSLMGEIIYDARDPFTRKIILDKGVQHGVALSQPVIDDLGVVGQVTRVFPLTSEVTLLTDKNQAIPVQIARNGIRSVVSGRGQSSFLDMRMTTNADVQNGDLLVTSGIDGVYPAGLAVAKVVQVENKASTTFENVLCSPSAGIDRHRQLLILMVETDHLTRPDTEEIKAKKEKINRRVTRDSAKEMVKETDSALEPKLPAAPAPAAAQTVTPTPAATPAVTPAVTPVKAAQAPASKEIAKALPK; encoded by the coding sequence ATGCAATACAGTCCCCCGCCACTTTTTAAACAAGGTGCGTCTGCCCGCGCTAAAGTGGTGTTTTTCGCTATTCTGGCGATTTTCTTACTGGTAGTCGACTCACGCTTTAAGTCACTGGAACGTATCCGTTTCGTGGTGGGCACTATTTTGTACCCGGTGCAGATGGTGGCGGTGGTGCCGCGTGATGCGATGTTGCGTTTCGCCGATTACTTTGTTTCGACCTCGACGCTGGAAAAAGAAAACGCCAAGCTCAAGCGCCAGCAAATTAGCAATGCTGATGTGTTACAGCAGACTGGTCAACTCGCCGCTGAAAATGCCCACTTGCGCAAACTGCTCGATGCCCGTGAACGTCTGACGGTCAAATCGCTGATGGGCGAAATTATCTATGATGCGCGTGATCCTTTCACCCGCAAGATCATCCTCGATAAGGGAGTTCAGCATGGCGTTGCCCTGAGTCAACCTGTGATCGACGATCTGGGTGTGGTCGGACAGGTGACCCGGGTTTTTCCTTTGACCTCGGAAGTGACTTTGCTGACTGACAAAAACCAGGCGATTCCGGTACAGATTGCGCGCAATGGCATACGCAGCGTGGTCAGCGGACGCGGTCAGTCGAGTTTTCTCGATATGCGCATGACTACCAATGCCGATGTGCAGAACGGGGACTTACTGGTGACCTCTGGAATCGACGGTGTCTATCCTGCCGGTTTGGCCGTGGCCAAGGTGGTGCAGGTAGAGAACAAGGCCTCGACTACGTTTGAGAATGTGCTTTGCAGCCCGTCAGCCGGCATAGACCGCCATCGTCAATTGCTGATCCTCATGGTGGAAACCGATCATTTGACGCGTCCGGACACCGAAGAAATCAAGGCCAAGAAAGAAAAAATCAACCGCAGAGTCACGCGGGATTCTGCCAAAGAGATGGTAAAAGAAACCGATTCCGCGCTGGAGCCTAAGTTGCCGGCTGCACCTGCACCTGCGGCGGCGCAGACAGTAACGCCAACGCCAGCAGCAACGCCAGCAGTAACACCAGCAGTAACACCAGTCAAGGCGGCTCAAGCGCCTGCCAGCAAGGAAATTGCAAAGGCCCTGCCAAAATGA
- a CDS encoding rod shape-determining protein has protein sequence MFGFFRSYFSNDLAIDLGTANTLIYLRGQGIVLDEPSVVAIRQEGGPNGKKTIQAVGKEAKQMLGKVPGNIEAIRPMKDGVIADFTVTEQMLKQFIRMVHDTKFFKPSPRIIICVPCGSTQVERRAIRESALGAGASQVYLIEEPMAAAIGAGLPVSEATGSMVVDIGGGTTEVGIISLGGMVYKGSVRVGGDKFDEAIVNYIRRNYGMLIGEQTAEAIKKGIGSAFPGSEVREMEVKGRNLSEGIPRSFTISSNEILEALTDPLNNIVSAVKNALEQTPPELGADIAEKGMMLTGGGALLRDLDRLLMEETGLPVIVAEDPLTCVVRGSGMALERMDKLGSIFSYE, from the coding sequence ATGTTCGGTTTTTTTCGCAGCTACTTCTCAAACGACCTTGCCATCGATCTTGGTACGGCCAATACACTTATTTATCTCCGTGGACAAGGCATTGTTCTCGATGAACCTTCGGTAGTGGCAATTCGCCAGGAAGGCGGCCCGAATGGTAAGAAAACCATACAGGCGGTCGGTAAAGAAGCCAAACAGATGCTGGGCAAGGTTCCCGGTAATATCGAGGCGATCCGTCCGATGAAAGACGGCGTGATTGCCGACTTTACCGTTACCGAGCAAATGCTCAAGCAATTCATCCGTATGGTGCACGACACCAAGTTTTTCAAACCATCTCCGCGCATCATCATTTGCGTACCTTGCGGCTCGACTCAGGTAGAGCGTCGCGCGATTCGTGAATCTGCGTTAGGCGCAGGCGCTTCCCAGGTGTACCTGATCGAAGAGCCTATGGCGGCGGCGATCGGTGCCGGTTTGCCAGTGTCGGAAGCGACCGGTTCCATGGTGGTCGATATCGGTGGTGGTACGACCGAAGTCGGTATCATCTCTTTGGGCGGTATGGTCTACAAAGGTTCGGTACGCGTAGGTGGCGATAAATTTGACGAAGCGATCGTCAACTACATCCGTCGCAATTACGGCATGTTGATCGGCGAGCAAACTGCCGAAGCCATCAAAAAAGGCATAGGTTCGGCTTTCCCGGGTTCAGAAGTGCGCGAGATGGAAGTCAAGGGGCGCAATTTATCCGAAGGTATCCCACGCTCTTTCACTATCTCCAGTAATGAGATTCTGGAAGCGCTGACCGATCCTTTGAATAACATCGTTTCTGCCGTGAAAAACGCGCTGGAGCAGACTCCGCCGGAACTCGGTGCAGATATCGCCGAAAAAGGCATGATGCTGACCGGTGGTGGCGCCTTGTTGCGCGACCTGGATCGCTTGCTGATGGAAGAAACCGGTTTGCCGGTGATCGTCGCTGAAGATCCTTTGACTTGCGTAGTGCGCGGTTCTGGCATGGCGCTGGAGCGCATGGATAAATTAGGCTCGATTTTCTCCTACGAATAA
- the gatC gene encoding Asp-tRNA(Asn)/Glu-tRNA(Gln) amidotransferase subunit GatC — MSLDLSDVKRIANLAQLELSDTQATDTLAKLNGIFSLVEQLKAVDTTGITPLSHPIAALMPELCLRLREDVVTESNHRDDYLKVAPATQDGLYLVPKVIE; from the coding sequence ATGTCACTAGATCTTTCAGATGTGAAACGTATCGCCAATCTGGCGCAACTTGAACTCTCCGATACCCAGGCTACCGATACCCTGGCAAAGCTCAACGGGATTTTCTCTCTGGTGGAGCAGCTTAAGGCCGTCGATACCACGGGAATTACCCCCTTGAGCCACCCGATCGCGGCATTGATGCCCGAGCTCTGTCTGCGCCTGCGCGAAGATGTCGTCACCGAAAGCAATCACCGCGACGACTACCTGAAAGTGGCTCCCGCCACCCAGGATGGCCTGTATCTGGTACCTAAAGTCATAGAATAA